The genome window TTTTACTACTGATTTTCCTTCTGGAAATCGTATTTGCCACTCCATTTCTGCTTTTACAACTCCTCCTACGCTGGCAATTAGTACTTTCGTTGCAGCATTCGAAAATCTTCAAATGAACATTCCGGCTAGACCCAATTTCAACTCCTTGAGAAGCCCATTGCCCAATTTTTTCTATTCTATGTGCGAACTAGATTTTCTCAAAGCCCCCATATAAGGAAAGGAAATCAACGGAGTCCATCCATCCCATCACACCGCCAGCGTGTTACTTCCACTGTCCTTGTCGGACCATTAAGTTAATAACATATGACCGAAGACGCATAAGCTCttcattttctctctctctgGATAATGGGTCAGTCTACTTCTATACATATATACTCACCGGGTAGGTCAAGCCCGACTTCCAGCCACTGCCGCTGCATCACCGCTAATCAATCGAACGCCGTCTCTTCCACCGACGTCATTGCTCAGCTTACTCTCCCTATTTTCGGGGATGGGCAAGATTATAGCTCCGAAATTCCCGATGAGTGCTTAGCTTTAATCTTCCAATCTCTCAGTTCTGGCGACCGAAAAAGCTGCTCTCTTGTTTCCAAGCGATGGCTCATTGTCAAAGGTTAGAGCTGCCACTAATTATCTCTCAACGCCACTGCCAATATATACTCGCAAATCCCTGTAATATTCTTCTGTATTTGCCACTCCATTTCTGCCTTTATAACCTCTCCCACGCTGGCAATTAGCACTTTCGCTGCAGCATCTGGATtgagttgtttgattttttcgCACTAGGGTTTTAGAGCAAAAGGGATGGAAATTGTTGGAGGGAAAATCGGTGAAAGTGTTTTTACTTTGTCTTTGCTTAGAGATTAtaatacccttgatatttggtCGCACGTCTCATGAGATGGAGCTTCCCGTCAATTTTAACTGTTGGGTTTGACAGAAGAGCCACGAATATGCTATTTTATTATATCGAGAGCCAAAACTTTATTGTTAATTGTTGGAGGGCTAAAACATTACCTGAGAAAGAGTTGGAGGGCTATTGAGACTTTTTCCCTTAACTAATCAATGGTCATACCATAAAGTTGATACTTCTAGGTGGATATCTCTAGTATAATGGTACTAGCAATCAACAAAACTCATAATCCCCAAAAGGGAAGgggataaaatgaaatttagtatgaatACCAGATACTCTTATTCTTTTAAATCACCTTTGGAATTTCCATATTAGTTTACTTTATTTATCCTTCTCAGTTTGTATGCTCCAtattttcttcaacttcaatcaTCACCTACACCATAGATCAGCCCTCATTGAGGGATTAGGGCTCCTACAGTTACAATTTTGATTGTAGAGTGCAATTAATGATAAAAATGGATTTAATTTGAAATTGGGTTGGATGAGATTGATTACAGGAAACACAATTTTTTTGAAGTGTCAAGATTTATTGTAGTTTTACGAATTATGGTGTCATTATCTATACTTGTTATATTAGTGTGTACGTTTGATATATGATGGATACCTACATTGCATTATACAGTTGGGACATTGTAATTGTATATATCGCTTATCCATCATTGAGTAATTGGACGACTAATCAATCTATATCATCATTCAAGAGCCAAACTGAAGCAAAAATTATGTAGTGAAAAAGGTCAAATTGATATATTTTTAGGTAGCTAAAAATTGTTGGCTACTTAAAGGACCAACTTGTAATTATCGCACCCAAAAGAGAATAATGTAAAGGGAAAATGACCAATTTAGTCcatatacttttttttattgtcaatttagtccctatatATTATTTGTAGCCAATTTAATCCTTAAACTTATATTTCGGTTCCAATCAAGGAACTCAGCGGCGGCGCCACCACATAATTTTCATTATGCTCCTAATCGAGAAACCCAAAAAGGatattttaggaacttcaatgCAGGGCCGTAACCAGTCAATGCTGGGACCGTTGAAAGAggagtaattttttttccaatccaaATTCACACTAATTGTTGCCGGATATTCCTTGTTTTGCCGGATATTCCTATCGGTTGAGCCTGATTTTCGGAGTCATTGGAAAGCCAATCAGTGAAGCTTTACTTTTCTGATTCACAAAGCATCCCACTGATGGATGGCTCAAGATAGCCGGCAGTTGCACCCAACCTCCATAAACAATGCCCCTGCTTCTTATCCTCTTTTCAAATCCTTCAGGAAGCGCCTCTTCGACAGATGTGGTCCTAAATGGTGGCTTCCCTCCCCGATCAGCAATCAATTAGTAGTCCAAATCTTCAAGAAAACCAGCCGATTCTTCATTTCACATCCCTTCACATTTATCTACCTCATCTCTCTTGTTTTCGCCTTCTGTTTCAACGTCGAGAAGGGGGCCCACTACCTCATTTCTTCCGTCGACGGCGACCCTTCTCTCAAGTCCCTCATCTCCCGTCTCAACctatttggcaaccaacaataCCACCGCCGCCGCCACCCTTACCATATCCGCCGCCGGCGCCGTCACGCCTTTCTTCATCTCTCTAGCATCGAAACCTTTGACGAAAACTTCTTCTTGGGTGATTTCGATTAAGCCCGCTCCCTCTTCAACCCCACCACTAAATTCCAACCCAATGGGACCTTTGTGATTCTCTCCAATTTCAACCCCAGTCTGGGGTTTTTCGCCCGACCCCATTGTGGACAATGGCGCCTCTTTCGCAGTACGGTCTGGTGTGGTTGCCTTTATAACCCTTTCAAAGCCATTAGAAATCCCTCAAGAAAGCACCTCGTTACATCCTGATGCTAATGATTCCACCAAGGATTCAAATGCTGTTGTTGATTTACACTTCTTGCTAAGGGGTCTTGAATTAGGCTGACGCGACACCATGGCATTGATGtactttgtttggattttatcaACTGCATATGGGTACGTGATCTTGGCATTCTTGTTTACTTACATCTGGGTCAATGGAATTGTATTTTATCAGGTTTCCAATGATTTGTTAGGGAAATCCAAGAACTTTTTCAAGGCTATTTGGGATGGATAAAATTTGGGGATAAGAAGGCTGTCTGGATTTGTTTTAATAAGGTGCCTGTAAAGGACTAAATTTCTTGCAAGATTTCAGTCGGTTTTTGCAAGAAAAAGTTGAGATTTCAGGTGGGCTTTTCTCAGTGGTGATAAAAGTGTGCCGGtcacttttgattttgatttttacttTTGAAAAGGAACCCCAGCAGTGAAGTACCCGAAATACCCTTGCTTAAGTGTTCAATTAAAACGTTTGATCGGAATTACAAGGTAGCGCCGCCGCAGAGTTCCTCAATTGGAATCGATAAATAAGTTTAGGgattaaattggccaaaaaaattatgtaaggattaaattgacaataaaaaaaagtatagggactaaattggccaTTTTCCCTAATGTAATTAATCGAATGATGCAAAGCTACTAACGTCGACGTTTTGGAAAGCCTTAGCAATAGAAGTTCTAACGCGAAACAAGACGCAAGGCCACACGGCAGCAACAATATTTATGCGATCAAAACCTCCCCAATTTTCAGTTTGAGAGGACAGTTCTGTAATTATTCCTTTGATCAGACAACTAAACCGCCGTCTGGATCTCTCGaggtagaattttttttttgttttgtttaacgCCTTTCTCAATCTTTTACTTTTAATTCGATTATTTCTTGGAAAGGgaataaaaaaaagataaagataAAGGGGAAAGCTCTAATTTTTAACcctaaattttagttttttCAGGCCTTTCGAATCGCAGTTAGCGAAACCCTAGAGGTAGCTTTGATTTATCGTCGATTCGTCATCATGGCCAAAAGCTCCTTCAAGCTCGAGCACCCTCTCGGTatcttgatttgatttgattggaTTATACTTTTTGTTCATAATTAAGTGGCTTTTTATTGGTGATTTCCTATTTGGGATCGATTGAGTTGGTGATCCTTTTGTGCTTTTTAGCTTGTTGATTGATAGTCGCTGAGATTGACAACTCTTTGTCTTAACGGGTTCTTGATTTTCTTGCAGTTGAGATTGTGCACATAGTACATATTgcgttttttttgttttgatagtTAAAGGAAAAAAGATTAGTAGTCAATGAATTATGTCAAGATATTGCTGAAATAGATGATGAAAAAGTTGATCTTCTACAGTTTACGGACGAACAGATTTTGTATTAGTGTATTTACAAGAAATATGAGATGCTTTTTATTGCCATTAGGCCTATGgttattgtttgttttgttttttcttttactgTTTATTTAGTAAGTAAAACATGTTCCTTCTCTGATTTTTTCCCCACTTATGATTCTCTAGTTCATAGTATATGATATGGTTATATGATTTTCCAGAAAGGCGACAGGCTGAGGCAGCTCGAATCAGGGAGAAGTACCCTGATAGAATTCCGGTACTGAAGAAATCACTGTCTGATGTACTCGCAAGATTGTACCTTTCGCAATAGCTGATACTTGTATTCTGTGTTAATGTCGTTGCTTTGTTTTTGCTTTGCAGGTCATTGTGGAAAAGGCTGAAAAGAGTGATATACCTGACATTGACAAGAAAAAGTTAGTCACTTCATAATCTCACATGTTTGCCTTCATATGATGAGTTGGTAATTGTATCAATGTGTCTAATTTCTTACTTGGAGTAGCTAGCCTCTTCAGTGTTTGAAGTGCCTTTTGCTTGtaacaagaaaatattaaattgtTCCTACAAATATAAAGTTGGTTATTCATAATCCTGTTTTCCTTACTGAAGAacaagtggaggaaattatTTTCTTCTGATTATGGCCATCATGAGTTCAGCTGATTCTTCACCTTCAGCATATGATTTCTCATCTTTTACTCATCATGCTTCTGCAGCCTTCTTTCCCAGCTATCGCACTTTTCTCTAACTCTGGTCATCTGTAGGTATTTGGTGCCTGCTGATCTGACAGTTGGGCAATTTGTCTATGTTGTCCGCAAGAGGATTAAGCTCAGTGCTGAGAAGGCCATATTCATCTTTGTCAAGAACATTCTCCCTCCAACTGGTAAAGAAGGAACTTGAGTTTTATATCTTCTCTATTTTTATGAGTCCTAATATGATTAAGGATTAAAATACATACTTGCAATTTagcctttcttttcttgatatttATCTGTCTTCTTACTGCAGCTGCTATGATGTCTGCAATTTATGAGGAAAACAAAGATGAAGATGGTTTCCTATATATGACTTACAGTGGAGAGAATACTTTTGGAAGCCGCTGAAGTGCAAGTCATCCTGAACTATGTATATAGATCTTAGAGGAACTTGTAaatatcttttaattttgatctTGGTTGAAGAACTGCTTCTGGAAGATCTGCCTTGTTTCTATTGGACATGTAATATTTACTTATTCCAGGAAGATTATCTATATATGCATATTCTGATTCCCTTCGAATTATGTTGATGCTACGAAATGGGTTTTCTTGTTCATTACAAGATGCTTCtccttttcacttccaaaattttttaaattgctCCCTTCACGGAGCACCAGTACTAGATCTGGTTGGCTTTTCTCTATCTTCTCACATGTTTGAAGTAAAGATGAAGATATTTTGATAACATTTTCTGACCGCAAATTGTGTTTGTACATTCGGAAATTGGAGGTTGGTTGTGGGCTGTCAAGCTGCACATTGAATCATGGTGGAGATTGTAGTTCCGGTAATAAGCTTTGTGGTATTGTCCAAGTTGACGCGTTCACAAGAATATCTCTATTTCCTGCACTAGTTGTTGGGAATTCAGGAATGATTCCAAAGTGAGGTGGAAGAAAGGGCTAATGTGGTGTGTGGATGATACTGGCATTTTAATCCCAAATCTGAATTCTCTACGACCAGCTAgatgctgaaaaaaaaaatggatatcACGAAATGCTAAGTAGGTTTTCTTTGGTGTGAGGCGGCTATGATCAGCACCGTTGCTGGTCTATTTGGTGAGTGAGGATTGGAGCTGATGTAGGCTGGTAAAGATCCATTTTCCATGCGGAAACTTTTGTCTGTGGATTATACTTCAGGGCATATAGTTGTTTCAGTTACAAGAATCGATTAGATgtaatctttttctttgttctgCATTTCACCAATTTCAGCAACGCATTCTGCGTCGAAGTGCTATTGTGCGAGAATACCAGTGTGCTATAATAGCTcacaataaaaattaaaatcatggatCGTTGTTGTCTCGCCGCGAAGGGCATCTAAACTACTAGGAACATTGGTGAAGAACTTCTATTACACATAGAGAAAGAAGACAAACTAATTTCATTGTTTACTGCATATTTCTAAACTAAACGATGACATTGTCACACTGGACGAGCTTGGAAGTGCTTCAGCTTGTTCTAAACTAAACAATGACATCCTCGCACTGGACGGATTCAGCGTCAACCTTGGAAGTGCTTCAGCTTGTTTCAAAGCAACGTTATCTACCCAAACTTGTCAGCAAACACTCTTGATCAGCCATAAGGATAAGCTCTCCCGGAAGGTTATGGTGGGGAAAAAAGAGGAAGATGATCAAGACTTAAATTCGCCGTTGGTTCAAATCAAAAGTACATTGCCAGCGCTAAAGAAATCTTGCTACATACTATATTTGATTTATGAGTGTAGTTCACCCGTGCTCTAAACCCAACAATCCTAATTCAAGAGACACGCTTTTACCTATTAATTGAAACCAAAATGTTTCTCACTGTTGAATGTCTTTAACTGCTGAGTCAACAGTGAGAACATTTGAGTTCAAAATGTCTCGAGTTAACCTTATGCAAGACTACTGCAGAAACCAAACTTTTACCTCATTTAAGGTCCTATCTCATGATAGGATGAAGGTGATACATCTCAAGCCCAAAAGTGATGTCCATTATGCTTGAAGTTTCACAACCAATGTCATGCCAATCTGGTAAGGTGGTCGGGGAAAATTCCAGCAAGCTGGATAGTTCTTCAGGCAAGGGATGGGGTTCCTCTATCTCCTGCTTTAACTTTACTCCTGAAGGTTTAGGGGAACACAGCAAGTTAACAACATGTAAAAGACCTGTAGCATGGCCAACCAATTATAAAAAAGAAGTTACAATTAAAATGACACGGGcaaaaatggaagttgtaaaTCAGATTAGGAGCTTTATGAATTGTTCTCCAATTACTAAGTTGAGCTTAGAAGAAAATAAGCCATTGCATCAGTTGCTTCTCAGCATGGTAAATTATTGTCCAAGGCCAAAGAAGAAGGTAGTATTCTGTAGACAATATGATGATGCAAATAAACTATATTTAGACCCTATATCCAATGGACAAGATAAACCAATTTCCAGGACTTGAGAATACAAAATCCACACCAAATGCTTATGGTATTGAATGGTGGGAATGGAATGATTCAACCATGAACAAATTATGGTAAGTTCTTAGTATTCTTAGGTACTTTTCTGCCATATTCATTCCCATATCAGGAAATGAAAACATTACTCACCTTCATAGCACTGTGAAGAGCCAGCCTCACTAAATTGATCACGAGATGTCAACAGGTGGGCTACAGTGGTTTGCCTAGGTGGTGAAACAAACTCACTTAAAGCCACCTCATGCAATCCAATTACATTTGCGCTTGAGCTTTCTCCAACAAATATATCTCGTGAGCTTTGATCCAGGGAAACTCCATTTTTCAAGCTTCTGCTTGATAAACCTTCTATGCTTAGAGCTTCTTCCATGATACCACCTCCACATTCTTGAGGAGTGTTCAGTTTACCATCTGGAGTTGGTGATCTCAACAAATTGGCCGTGATATATTGGTCAAGGTCCGAAATTGAACCTCGTAGAATTTCGTGCCAGTTTTGCGAAACCAACATACCTTCTGTCATAAAACCTCCACTGACAACTTGACCACCTTGGGACTGGTCCTCTATAAATTCTCCTTTGGGAGAGTCGGGACATTTTTCCCTCGAGCTTTTATCCAAGTGATCACCTTCATAGAATTCACCACATGTCGATTTACCTCCCCCATCATAGCCAAAATTAGACAAAACCAGCTCAGGCCTGTGGCTGAATACAGGACCAAGTGTCTCAATTTGATGCTCTTGCAATTGTGAAGCCAATGGTGCACCTCCCCTCAAGATCTCATTACAAACTTCACCAGCAACAACTTGAGCAGAGCTTAAGTTCCATTGCAAATCATCTGATATGAACTGTGTAGTCGTGTCTTTTGGGCTGTAAGAGAAACCAAATGTGTCAGGATTAGACGTTGACCTCGTTGGGCTAATATCAAGAATATCTTCTACCAAGTTTTGGTTCCGCAAACTTGTCAAGTTTTCAAATATGGACACACCTTCCTCTGATTTTTGAACCACTGAACTTTTTCTTGCAGAGATTTGACTCAATGGATCTTCAATACTCAACCTTTCACCAAATAGCTTTGTTGTCTTAGTGAGTCCGCCCAACTGCAGGTCCACAGTCTTTGAACTTCGTCTTGCTAAAACGTCTTGTGTCAAGTTGTTATTCATGAGTTCCTGCAACAAAATTTGTTTCTTCTCACTTTCAACTAACAGAACTCCCGTCTTTGATATTTCACTTAATAAACCTTGTCTTCTGGATATTTTCCCCATTAAAATTCCTGGTTTTAAGCATTTATCATGCGAAACTTTTTTACATGACCTTTTGTTTATTAAATCTTCAGTCTTTGGCGTTTCTCTTGTTGTATTCTCTTGCTTCAAGCTTTGACCCAGCAAGTTTATTGTTCTTGGCTTTTCGCAAGAGAAATCTCTTTCGCTTGAGCTTTGATAAAACACATTGTCCCTGATAGATTCCGTCACCAATATCTTTCCTTGCAGGTCATTGTTTATCAGGTATCCATCAACAGACAGTTCTTCTGGTGAATTCTTGTGCAAGGTGTCTGCCTTTGCTTGAGCTTCCTGCAATGGAGCATCCAATACCGCAACACTTCTTTCACTGTCTTTCATCTCAGGGGTAGGTCTCAAGGCAGATGTTGGAGTTTGGACTGAAGGGGGCTCTGCTTTTGATGCATTCCATGACTGAGAAGATAACAGAAATGGTGATGCACATCGATTGTGTTGGAGATGGGAATCTAATGGTATTGAGCTTGTTAAGTTCAAACGGAGGGGAGAATGTGGAGATGCTATCATGGGATCATGTATTTTGGGTGAGTTCAGATTACTAGAAGAAAGAGCAGAAGGCAGGGATGAAGTCTGCAGTGGGACAGAAGATGCGGTAGGCAGTTGTACGGATAGATGCAGTTTAGGAGAATTTATTAGGGATCCTGTTGCGGTTGAGCTAAATTGAGAAGAAGTAACTGAAGATGAAACGTCTATCTTGGGGGAAGGTGCTGAAGATCCTTTTGCTGAGATAGAGCTCCCTTGTGCAGGAGCCGAAGATTGAGTTACTGCAGTTGGTGAAGACTGCAGGCTGGAGCTTCCTCGAGATCCCTTGAGATAACCAACGTAAGGGGATAGAACTGGTGGAGGTTTCAAAGGTGTGAAAGCAGGACCAGTAGGGGAGTTGGATTGATGTATAGATGAGCAGTCTGGTGGCAATGATAAAAGTGGATTCTGGAGTGTTGTATTAGGGGTTTCAGTTGATTGGGATCTTTGAATTGAGTGGTATTGAGTTTGGGAAGGTGTACTAAGGGGTGATTGAGGAATGTGAGTTGGATAGCATGCAGGGCTTGGGTAATGTGAAGATAAGAAGCCATGCGGTGATGGGAGTGGCTTCTCTTGTGGAGAGAGGAGCCGAGTTCGAGGCAGTGGAGTAAAGAATGAAgcagggttttgatttattacagGACTTGGTTGCTGTTCGAAGGGAACAGAAAGTGATAGTGGGGGCTGAAATTCAGGCAACGTAATGGAGGGGAATGAAGGAATACTGTTAGTTCCATTCTTGGCGCTGGAGTTATGATCATTGTCATTGATATTGTTCTTCCCATCAGTATCTAAGCTATCTCCACGTGATCCACCATCCTCAATGTCCTCTGGGTAGATAGGTAGGAATTTTCTACGACACCTTCGCACCCTTCCATGCCAAAAATTCTTGATCTCGTTGTCTGTTCTCCCTGGTAGCTGCACATACCCCTCAAAAGCGTCAAGAGTGAATAATCACACAGAAGACAACATACAAATTAAAGCGAGACATAATGGTTCACATTTCAGAGTCAAGTATGAATCGCTAAATGGAAGGAGAATGATTTGGCTATATCTAAATTGTACCAATAAGTTTCAAAAAGCAATTCACTTGCAACTTTGACATTGATCTTGGGCCTAAATCCAGAAATGCAACGAATCAAGTACCACAAATTACAAcacaaaatgcaccaaaacctAATCCCAAGATTACAATGCACCGAACTCATGCATTTGCaaagtacaattaagactcACTCGTCAGAAGAATAAAGAGACATCAACAGGGTGAAAGAGACATTGTGTTTGAAACAAGAAGGACTGCAGGTAACCATCTAAAATAGTTGTATAAAGAACAACACCAAACACATAAAACAGAAGATTGCACATATATCACACAGTCAGCATTTACAGAAAATAAATTGCAGCTATACATGTACGTACGCACAATACTACGATAGGAGGTACCTTGGAGGATATGTATGACCATTTGTTACCATATTTTTTGTGCAATTTGACCACAAGTCTCTCTTCCTGTTTGGTAAACGAGCCCTTTTTAAGATTTGGCCTTAGATGATTAGTCCACCGAAGTCTACAGCTCTTTGATGTCCTACCCAACCCTGAATACTTCTCTATGGTTATCCAGTTCCCTATCCCGTGCTCTTCCACACACTTTTTCAGCCTCTCATCCTCCTCAGCCGACCACGGCCCTTTTTTCACCACCATCACGTCTCCCTCTTCCCCCGCAGCTGCTCTACCTCCCTTATTTTCGAGAGGACCCTGGATGTCAAGATCGTCACCGTCTTCCAGCATGCAAGGCTGGTCCTTTGACTTGGACTTCCCGCCGTCAAATGGGCCGCCGGAGAGTACTTCCGGCGACCACCAAACCAGGTTGCAGCTGGTGGTTCCTAACAAGCATCCTTCCACCCCATTTTGTGTCATCAAGAGTTTAACAGATGTTGGATTGCGAGACAAATGCAGCTCTGGAAAGtctacttttgcttttattctgGGTTTTTCTTCAAGACTAAATTTGTTCTGACATGCATATAGATTCCTCCTCCTTGCAAAACCCTTCAAGGAAACAGTTGAATCCTTAATGGGTTGTTCTTAGAATATGAAATGTCAATGCAAGTGAACGAATTCTTTAAGAAAGGAACGGAATTTTGATCCAGAAAAATCTGGCCTTATTCTTGTAGTAATTTGTGACATTTTTGCTGATTAAGATCGTTAATAGCTGTCATTCACACCGAACTCGTGATTTTTTTGAGGTAACGAAGTTCTGAAAGCAAGAGAGAGATTATGGTGGGAAAAGCCAGGGATTTAGACAGGATTTGCATCTTTATTTAGGCAAAGGCCAGATCAGAATTTTGCTAAATTATTTGCGCTTTTTTCTCAGACGTTTTGTGGATGCTGTGATAGGTCCCGAAAGAAAATGCGGCCAGATAAGTCCAGTTTCAAAACAATGCAACAAGATATTTGATTGGTTGCAGCGGCGGGGTTAGATCGAGGTTAGGGAGGGTAATCTATTTTGTTTAAATCTTACTTGACACCTCGCTCATCTAACCCAATCTTCCCTTTTATAATAGTGTTGAAACACCTACGTGAtaattacttctttttttttttttacaatagaCAGCAAAGTTTTTAGGCTCATTTattaaaattcctttttttaaaaaaaattttcaactaaTATTTGATTTCCTTTCGGACATGTCATTATTTTTAAAGTAAGTGATAATTGTAGACTTCAAGAACTTAGggagcaaaataaaagaatataggaaattttttgaaaagtgtATGTAGTTTTTGGACAATATTAAAGCTAACAATGAGAATTCTTCAAAGTTGAGGAGGGGTAAGCGCTTATCTTCATTTGAATCTGACTCCCCAGTGATTGGCTGTATATTTATGCTCTCAGCGTTACATTATGCAAGCAGGACATAGAAAAGAAGTAAAAAGACTTGCACAATTTAAAATCAGTAAAATAGAATAGCGATCTTCGCTCTTCCAACttaaattttgttcaaattGACTAGTTTTTCATTTGAGCATGAAGTTGATCAAAATTTGGTAGTTTAAATACTAAATTGTGTTGCGGCAGAAAGTTTGAGAACTAAATGTGTTTATAGTCTAAAGTTTAGAGATGAAAATCGacattttccaacaaaatgaaAGCTGGAATGAGTATAATGGTAAGTAGGACAACATTATTGTAATAAAGAATTTATTTTTAGGCACCAGCACTAATTAaaacaatttatttattgtaTAATGCAAATGTTTACCTATATCATAACAGGTCGAAACCATAAAGTCGATGTTGAAGACACGAATTGTAATACATCTAACTCTAAGCATACGATATGAAATAACTATAAATCTTTAAGGGGACAAAAatcttaaatttaaaaaaatttcaattatcTATTTGAGACAAAACAAATTATCAAGAACTTGGGTCTCAATCCTCCCTAGATCGACCCTTAATTGTCACCCTGATACATCATCACCTTCTAcaaatccattttttttaaaaaaaatttcaagtataTGTGACTTTTCTTCACTCTGGGTTTAAGGTTCATGAGAGCATCTTCCTATCACCAATTGGCTGGATGGATGTTTCTTGTGGGTCTCCCTTAAATTGCCTTCGGGTCGCTCTTTTGGATTACTCCATTGTTTGTTCTAATTgagtgcatgtgtgagtttctTTCGGTTACTGGAAAAAAAGTATACATGACTTTTCAGCCtttatattttttacttttggattctaagttatttgagatatttttactgtaacactttttgtgatgtgatatatgtgagctaaaaaggtgtattgaaaattataatgataatataagcaaatatatttgaaaaaataatccGCTGTCCAAACAAACGGTTTGACATATCTGAACATATTATCACCGTGTAAATCTATCAAATCATTAAAAATACCAGGCGCCGGTAAATTTGTTATCAGATGATTGCAAGTGTAGATAAACAACCAGGCGCCGGTAAATTTGTTGACTGCCAACCCAAGTTCCCAACCAACATTTTTATTAGGGCAAATTATCCATTTGGCCCTTCAATTTTTTGTCTATGTAAAATTAAGTCTCTTAACTATTTTTGGCTGACTTTGAGCCCTCGAACTTGTAAAATTGGGCACACATGACCcttttggtcagtttatccgaTTTTGTAACCGGAAGACCAATCACACGAATGCCGGTGTGCTTTGAAAAGGGGCATTTTTTTCCGCATATTCTAAGCAAAAATGGAACAACTTCTCCTTCTTCCCTTCATTTTCCTAACCATCCATCAGCGACTGAACAAAATCGATCTCTTCACAAAATCATCCATTAGCGACTGAACAAGCTTTATAAGCTATCTTCACTCATGATGCTTGGCTCAGGAGGATCCAGTGTCGTGGGTCAAtcttttacttgtttatcttCGATCT of Coffea arabica cultivar ET-39 chromosome 5c, Coffea Arabica ET-39 HiFi, whole genome shotgun sequence contains these proteins:
- the LOC113690512 gene encoding autophagy-related protein 8C-like, producing MAKSSFKLEHPLERRQAEAARIREKYPDRIPVIVEKAEKSDIPDIDKKKYLVPADLTVGQFVYVVRKRIKLSAEKAIFIFVKNILPPTAAMMSAIYEENKDEDGFLYMTYSGENTFGSR
- the LOC113690514 gene encoding uncharacterized protein, with amino-acid sequence MTQNGVEGCLLGTTSCNLVWWSPEVLSGGPFDGGKSKSKDQPCMLEDGDDLDIQGPLENKGGRAAAGEEGDVMVVKKGPWSAEEDERLKKCVEEHGIGNWITIEKYSGLGRTSKSCRLRWTNHLRPNLKKGSFTKQEERLVVKLHKKYGNKWSYISSKLPGRTDNEIKNFWHGRVRRCRRKFLPIYPEDIEDGGSRGDSLDTDGKNNINDNDHNSSAKNGTNSIPSFPSITLPEFQPPLSLSVPFEQQPSPVINQNPASFFTPLPRTRLLSPQEKPLPSPHGFLSSHYPSPACYPTHIPQSPLSTPSQTQYHSIQRSQSTETPNTTLQNPLLSLPPDCSSIHQSNSPTGPAFTPLKPPPVLSPYVGYLKGSRGSSSLQSSPTAVTQSSAPAQGSSISAKGSSAPSPKIDVSSSVTSSQFSSTATGSLINSPKLHLSVQLPTASSVPLQTSSLPSALSSSNLNSPKIHDPMIASPHSPLRLNLTSSIPLDSHLQHNRCASPFLLSSQSWNASKAEPPSVQTPTSALRPTPEMKDSERSVAVLDAPLQEAQAKADTLHKNSPEELSVDGYLINNDLQGKILVTESIRDNVFYQSSSERDFSCEKPRTINLLGQSLKQENTTRETPKTEDLINKRSCKKVSHDKCLKPGILMGKISRRQGLLSEISKTGVLLVESEKKQILLQELMNNNLTQDVLARRSSKTVDLQLGGLTKTTKLFGERLSIEDPLSQISARKSSVVQKSEEGVSIFENLTSLRNQNLVEDILDISPTRSTSNPDTFGFSYSPKDTTTQFISDDLQWNLSSAQVVAGEVCNEILRGGAPLASQLQEHQIETLGPVFSHRPELVLSNFGYDGGGKSTCGEFYEGDHLDKSSREKCPDSPKGEFIEDQSQGGQVVSGGFMTEGMLVSQNWHEILRGSISDLDQYITANLLRSPTPDGKLNTPQECGGGIMEEALSIEGLSSRSLKNGVSLDQSSRDIFVGESSSANVIGLHEVALSEFVSPPRQTTVAHLLTSRDQFSEAGSSQCYEGVKLKQEIEEPHPLPEELSSLLEFSPTTLPDWHDIGCETSSIMDITFGLEMYHLHPIMR